Proteins co-encoded in one Aphelocoma coerulescens isolate FSJ_1873_10779 chromosome 21, UR_Acoe_1.0, whole genome shotgun sequence genomic window:
- the PRDM2 gene encoding PR domain zinc finger protein 2 isoform X3 translates to MWEVYYPNLGWMCVDATDPEKGNWLRYINWARSGKEQNLFPLEINRTIYYKSLKPIAAGEELLVWYNGEDDPAIAAAIEEERASARSRRHSPKARRGKKKTQEGKNKGKKAADTKQKKTDLDSTSADMRDSKEGHKEEDETPSVSAVLSLEQTAVIQEMVNQDALPKLMIPSPTSEPQVVTEDKQGESINCASDDLDDDEEEDEEEEDEEEMEDSNMPKENAEMPLICEEKLDSMEEQKSTSEESPESSPKKKLVVKIPKAQGESNGDVQETFMFPCQHCERKFTTKQGLERHMHIHISTLSHAFKCRYCGKAFGTQINRRRHERRHEAGPKRKPFLTLTSSQHLDNVADNQVIVDDGLKDDLNVSSLAQDSVVLDSEKVSQEMSNSAFAEENKEPKELHPCKYCKKVFGTHTNMRRHQRRVHERHLIPKGVRRKGFFTEEPPLPTEPAPAVQSVYIASTEIEEEGEGDDVYLMDISSNISENLNYYIDGKIQSNSSTSNCDVIQMESNSADLYGLNCIISPVTVEISSNLKVTQTHVNEPPKEPSSSGSSESKKRRTASPPLVPKIKTEIDPEPITPTSSLNLPLSISTESLPFHKEKGVYLSSKLKQLLQTQDNKKITPSSEIPKLGPVTSSPILPPVSSRFKRRTSSPPSSPQHSPVLRDFVKSGEGKTVWNDNIRSSKMPKLESHSNSPAWSLTGREDKETLSPLCFEEYKISKDWTAAPTFGNVCNQQPLDLSSGVKQRSDVKSKTQVPWESVLDLSVHKKPCSDAEIREYKENSTQPTCSGVKKKKPTTCMLQKVLLNEYNGTDAAPDSALGVDSAASPSKALEPQAEPDAEPALSASSSTDTQPLSSSASPVPQASAGPAVCQLPPLLTPTNPPSPPPCPPVLTVATSPPPLLPTMPLPIPDVSASATNTSSCPSPLSNTTTQSPLPVLSPTVSPSPSPVPSVEPIISAASPGPPTLSSSSSSSSSSSFSSSSSSSSPSPPPLSVVSSVVSSADNLESSLPIIKQEEAESEQQKAREDPHTSSESGVVQETFNKSFVCNVCESPFLSIKDLTKHLSIHAEEWPFKCEFCVQLFRDKTDLSEHRFLLHGVGNIFVCSVCKKEFAFLCNLQQHQRDLHPDKECTHHEFESGTLRPQNFTDPSKANVEHMQSLPEDSSEPSKEEEDEDLNDSSEELYTTIKIMASGVKSKDPDVRMGLNQHYPSFKPPPFQYHHRNPMGIGVTATNFTTHNIPQTFTTAIRCTKCGKSVDNMPELHKHILACASASDKKRYTPKKNPVPLKQTVQPKNGMVVIAGPGKNAFRRMGQPKRLNFNVEISKMSSNKLKISALKKKNQLVQKAILQKKKSAQQKAELKNNPSETDSHICPYCNREFTYIGSLNKHASYSCPKKPISPSSKKNSSKKSATSSPANSDKGSNQRRRTADAEIKMQSTQPHLGKTRARTSGPAQLQLPSASFKSKQNVKFVPSMRSKKPNSSSSLRNSSPVRVSKMSHVDGKKTKVVSKNNSSGISSKASRKLHVRIQRNNKAVLPSKSAVASKKKADRFTVKSRERIGGPITRSLQQAANAEAAENKRDESSTKQELKDFSYRLRMASRCPSSSSHNPSTRQCKKSSSTTSHFFKE, encoded by the exons gaaagaagAAGACTCAGGAAGGTAAAAACAAGGGAAAGAAGGCAGCAGATACAAAACAGAAGAAGACTGATTTGGATTCTACTTCTGCAGATATGAGGGATTCTAAAGAGG GTCATAAAGAGGAAGATGAAACGCCTTCTGTTTCTGCTGTGCTGTCTCTGGAACAAACAGCTGTGATTCAGGAAATGGTAAATCAAGATGCACTTCCAAAACTGATGATCCCCAGTCCGACCAGTGAACCACAAGTGGTAACTGAAGACAAACAAGGAGAGTCAATAAACTGTGCATCAGATGATTTAGATGATGAcgaagaggaggatgaagaagaggaagatgaagagGAGATGGAAGATAGCAATATGCctaaagaaaatgctgaaatgcCTTTGATATGTGAAGAAAAGTTGGACTCTATGGAAGAACAAAAGAGTACGTCAGAGGAATCTCCAGAAAGCTCTCCAAAGAAAAAACTTGTGGTGAAAATTCCAAAAGCACAGGGGGAATCCAATGGTGATGTTCAGGAAACTTTCATGTTTCCCTGCCAGCATTGCGAGAGGAAGTTTACAACAAAGCAAGGACTTGAGCGCCACATGCACATCCATATATCCACTCTGAGCCACGCGTTCAAGTGTCGCTACTGCGGGAAAGCCTTTGGCACTCAAATCAACAGGCGGAGGCACGAGCGACGCCACGAGGCTGGGCCGAAAAGGAAACCATTCCTGACACTGACGTCGTCACAACACTTGGATAATGTTGCTGATAACCAAGTAATTGTGGATGATGGTCTTAAAGATGACCTGAACGTTTCCAGTCTTGCTCAAGACTCTGTTGTCTTGGATTCTGAGAAAGTCTCCCAGGAAATGTCAAACTCTGCATTTGCTGAGGAAAATAAGGAGCCCAAAGAGTTGCATCCATGCAAGTACTGCAAGAAGGTTTTTGGTACTCACACCAACATGCGGAGGCATCAGCGTAGGGTTCATGAGCGTCATCTTATTCCCAAAGGTGTCAGAAGAAAAGGGTTCTTTACCGAAGAGCCACCACTCCCGACAGAACCAGCCCCAGCAGTCCAGAGTGTGTACATTGCGAGCACAGAAATAGAAGAGGAAGGTGAAGGAGATGATGTCTATCTAATGGATATTTCCAGCAATATCTCTGAAAATTTAAATTACTACATTGATGGTAAAATTCAGTCCAACAGCAGCACTAGCAATTGTGACGTGATTCAGATGGAGTCCAACTCTGCAGACTTGTATGGGTTGAATTGTATAATCAGTCCGGTCACAGTGGAAATTTCCTCAAATTTAAAGGTTACACAAACACATGTGAATGAACCTCCTAAGGAACCCTCTAGCAGTGGGAGCAGTGAATCCAAAAAGAGAAGAACTGCCAGCCCTCCTCTTGTACCAAAAATAAAAACGGAAATAGACCCAGAACCTATAACTCCTACTAGTTCTTTAAATCTTCCTCTTAGCATTTCAACAGAAAGCTTACCTTTTCATAAAGAAAAAGGGGTTTATTTGTCATCAAAATTAAAGCAGCTTCTTCAGACACAGGACAATAAGAAGATAACTCCATCAAGTGAAATCCCTAAACTAGGACCTGTTACATCATCGCCTATTTTGCCTCCAGTATCCAGCAGATTTAAAAGAAGGACCAGCTCTCCTCCCAGTTCTCCACAGCACAGTCCAGTGCTTCGAGACTTTGTCAAATCAGGTGAGGGAAAAACTGTGTGGAATGATAATATTCGGAGTTCCAAAATGCCAAAGTTAGAAAGCCACAGCAACTCACCAGCTTGGAGCTTGACTGGAAGGGAGGACAAAGAGACTTTGAGCCCTCTTTGCTTTGAAGAATATAAAATATCAAAAGACTGGACAGCAGCTCCGACTTTTGGCAATGTGTGCAACCAGCAGCCGCTGGATTTATCCAGTGGTGTGAAACAAAGGTCTGACGTCAAAAGCAAGACTCAGGTTCCCTGGGAATCCGTTTTAGATTTAAGTGTGCATAAGAAGCCTTGCAGTGATGCTGAAATTAGGGAATACAAAGAAAATTCCACACAGCCAACGTGTAGTGGTGTTAAAAAGAAGAAACCCACCACTTGCATGTTGCAGAAGGTTTTGCTGAATGAGTACAACGGGACGGATGCAGCCCCAGACAGCGCGCTGGGCGTGGACAGCGCCGCCAGCCCCAGCAAAGCCCTGGAGCCTCAGGCAGAGCCCGACGCGGAGCCTGCTCTCTCGGCATCATCTTCCACTGACACTCAGCCCCTCAGCTCCTCCGCTTCCCCTGTGCCACAGGCATCTGCTGGACCTGCCGTGTGCCAGCTGCCTCCATTGTTAACGCCcaccaaccccccctccccaccgccCTGCCCACCTGTGTTAACAGTGGCCACGTCACCTCCCCCCCTGCTCCCAACGATGCCCTTACCGATTCCAGATGTGTCTGCCAGTGCCACTAACACTTCCTCTTGTCCCTCACCACTCTCCAACACTACTACCCAGTCCCCACTACCAGTTCTTTCACCTACGGTTtctccttctccatcccctgtCCCTTCTGTTGAACCTattatttctgctgcttcacctGGCCCCCCTACACTGTCTTCCTcgtcttcatcctcctcttcctcatctttCTCGTCCTCTTCATCCTCATCATCTCCATCTCCACCTCCTCTTTCTGTAGTTTCTTCTGTTGTTTCCTCTGCTGATAACCTTGAAAGTTCTCTCCCAATAATAAAACAGGAAGAAGCTGAGAGCGAGCAGCAAAAAGCAAGAGAAGATCCTCATACATCAAGTGAATCAGGAGTAGTGCAGGAAACATTCAACAAGAGCTTTGTGTGCAATGTCTGTGAATcaccttttctttccattaaaGACCTAACGAAGCATTTATCCATTCATGCTGAAGAATGGCCCTTCAAATGTGAATTCTGTGTACAGCTTTTTAGGGATAAAACAGACTTGTCAGAGCATCGCTTTCTGCTTCATGGAGTAGGGAATATCTTTGTTTGTTCAGTGTGTAAAAAGGAATTTGCTTTTTTGTGCAATTTGCAACAGCATCAGCGTGATCTCCATCCAGACAAAGAGTGCACACATCATGAGTTTGAAAGTGGGACTTTGAGACCCCAGAATTTTACTGACCCCAGTAAGGCGAACGTGGAACACATGCAGAGCCTGCCAGAAGATTCTTCGGAACCttcaaaagaggaggaagatgaagatCTAAATGATTCTTCTGAAGAGCTTTATACTACTATAAAAATAATGGCTTCTGGAGTGAAATCTAAAGATCCAGATGTTCGTATGGGCCTCAATCAACACTACCCAAGCTTTAAACCACCTCCGTTCCAGTATCACCATCGAAATCCTATGGGTATTGGGGTTACTGCAACAAACTTCACAACCCACAATATCCCACAGACTTTTACTACTGCCATTCGATGCACAAAATGTGGAAAAAGTGTTGATAACATGCCTGAGTTACACAAACACATACTGGCCTGTGCATCTGCCAGTGATAAAAAGAGATACACacctaaaaaaaatccagtaccCCTCAAACAGACAGTGCAGCCTAAGAATGGCATGGTGGTTATCGCTGGGCCTGGGAAGAATGCCTTCAGACGAATGGGTCAGCCTAAAAGACTCAATTTCAATGTTGAGATCAGCAAAATGTCCTCCAATAAACTAAAAATAAGTgcattgaaaaagaaaaaccagcttGTCCAGAAAGCTATCCTGCAAAAAAAGAAGTCTGCCCAGCAGAAGGCAGAACTGAAAAATAACCCATCCGAGACAGACTCTCACATCTGCCCCTACTGTAACAGAGAGTTCACTTACATTGGGAGTTTGAACAAACATGCATCGTACAGctgccccaaaaaacccatcTCTCCCTCCTCTAAAAAGAATTCTTCCAAAAAAAGTGCAACTTCTTCACCTGCAAACAGCGACAAAGGCAGCAACCAGCGCAGGCGAACAGCAGATGCAGAAATCAAAATGCAGAGCACTCAGCCTCACCTGGGCAAGACGAGAGCACGAACCTCAGGacctgcacagctccagctcccctcTGCCTCCTTCAAGTCCAAACAAAATGTTAAATTTGTACCTTCCATGCGATCTAAAAAGCCAAATTCATCTTCATCGTTGAGGAACTCTAGTCCTGTTAGAGTGTCTAAAATGTCCCATGTTGATGGGAAAAAAACTAAGGTGGTTTCTAAGAACAATTCCTCTGGAATCTCCAGCAAAGCGTCCCGGAAATTGCACGTCAGAATACAAAGGAATAATAAAGCTGTTTTGCCAAGTAAATCTGCTGTGGCAAGTAAGAAAAAGGCAGACAGGTTCACTGTAAAATCTAGAGAGAGGATTGGAGGACCGATCACACGGAgcctgcagcaggcagcaaatgcagaggcagcagaaaacaaaagagatgAAAGCAGTACAAAGCAAGAACTAAAAGATTTCAG